The genomic stretch CAATGTGTCTGTTTTCTTTCAGCAAAACCATTTTGCTGAGGGGTTTGTAGACATGTAAGTCGGTGTCCAATGCCTTCATTGACCAAAAATTGTTTAAAAGAATTCGAAAGGTATTCACCACCATTATCCATTTGTAGTGCTTTAATTGAATGtcctaattatttttataattacaaCCCTCCTCTTAAATGACTGTTTATACAGTGATACTACGTATATACAAACAATTAGTTAccaatataatatatatatattaaaaatgaattgACAACACAGgtattatatacaaatatatgaTAGCTAATTTAATAACTCATTTTTTGTGTGCAAGTAATATTTCTAATATACAAGAgtatattcaaattaaattcatGTGTTAATATATCATTAGGAATCATTGGAGAATGACTAATCTGTGCGCTATGAATATATATGTCCCAGGCCATTGAAGATCTTAATGTGTACAACATACTAGAGCCATGCTATCATGGTTCAACAGGGAATGTGAGTTTGCCAACGAGTTTCAAGCAATTAGGGAAAAGTGAGAAGCCACACCCTGTGAGGAAGAGGATGTTTGGTAGGGCATGGCCCCTTAAAGCCACAGTCAAAGATGGCCCAGTTACATTGTGGCCCCAGTTGGCTGAAGATGGCCACATTCCTTGTGTCGTAAGTAATCacttctaataataatattaatcaaTTCAATCCTGTTCATTGCATATGTTTATATTTacagatttttttaataaatgaataaatagaatttattatttatttatacatgtactttttttttaaaaatatttatattttttaattttattacttATCTCATTATCATTATAAATACAATAGATATACATATATTTCATTTACAGTAGTAGTATAAATGAGATAatacatttattatttaatgTGTATCTATCTCATTTTCAGtaacaaggaaataaaatccttGAACAAGTAAAAAGAAGGTGTGCAttatgatttgatttgatttagaacgtaaaataaatataaattgttACTACTTGGATTATAAtagtttgatttttatttttcaatttgatCCAATTTTACTCAAATGATTGTGATTGTATGatattaatttgaatttattttataatcCAATATGATTCAAAATATTGTGATTTAAATTCAATCGGTTTATATTTTATCttgtttataattttataaattaaatttttaattattatatttttgaaaaactaaattatatctaatttagattttaaagataggaaataatttaaattacaaatttttttaaattaaaaattcaaattagatataaattataattgagAAAATTTCACTTCCTTCTATGAGAAATGCTAAAATGACATGTTTCTCTCCTCtatttgtaaaatatatatttttctcctttttaatttttaaaaaacctcctctttaattatttttaaattttttgtgttaactttatccatttttaaaaaaaaataaatttgtttttttataaaaaaaaccctttaacaaaaattttaattttttgttattaaattttgtttacCAAAATaccttttaataaattatttttttattgattaaattttatttttaccaaaatatttttaaaaaaattaataattaaatttttttttctaagatacatttcaataattttttcttaattattaaattatgattttaccaaaatttttataaacaattatagttatattttactattaattttttgatatcaatattattatttgaacattaaataaaaaaatcttggtAAGATTATTTTCtgatattaatatatattaattattatacatatGAATAGtggtaagatttttttatttaatattaaaataatatatattgagattgaaaaattaatagtaaaatataaaaataattgttaacgAAAATTTTGGTACTGAAGGGTATCttagaaaaaagaaatttaattattaatttttttaaaaaaatattttagtaaaaatacaatttaatcaataaaaaaataatttattaaagagttttttggtaagtaaaatttaatgacaaaaaaattcttactaaaggatatttttgtaaaataataatttatttttcttgaaaaatggataaagttaacattagttaacacaaaaaatgTAAAATAGATTAAAGATTAGGTTTTCTAAAGGttataaaagaagagaatatacattTTACAAATAGAGGGGAAAAAGAATGTCATTTCAGCATCTCTTAAGAAAGGAGGGTGAAATTTTCtctttaatcaataaaaaataatttattataggatattttggtaagtaaaatttaattaaaaaaataaaatttttgctaaaggatttttttataaaatacaatttattttttcttaaaaaatgaataaagtTAACGCAAAAAATTTGAAATGCATTAAAGAGGAGATGTTTTAAAAGTTATAAGAAAGGAGAATGTATATTTtacaaatagaaaagaaaaaaatattattttaacatctCTCAAAGGAGGAGAATGAAATTTTTTCattataatttgatttgaaaggATTATAAAATTTGGATgggatataaattataatagtttgaataagattaaaatttaaaaataaacacaAATAAATGCCACATAATTAAATCACAATCTTTTGAGTTAGATTGAATtagattaaaagataaaaatcaaaGTAATACAGTCCAAAtcgtaaaaaaaaatctaaattatactataatctcttttatattgtaaaagaaatatatgcaaaaatcatatttacatatattttatttgcaGTATAAACGAGGTTTTTTATTATCTTGTTTAAACATGTATTTCAGATAAATAACGatacacaaaaatataaataattttaaaatatatatcactgaataatgaatttaatttatttatttaaaaaaaaatcctatATTTACATGGTGTGCCTAATTTGTGTCGGTCTTATTTGAATGCATGAGCATGACAAAGTAATGGCATGATGAGCAAACTTGGAAAGTAATAATTAGCATTTGATCACGTATGTTTGATTTGGCAAAGAGCAGAGTGATGAGGTAGCAACTTCATGGCTGAATAACCAAGAAGTCAGACAAGCCATTCATGCTAAACCAGTAAGTAacaagtttatttattttatgatcACCATTCAAACAGTGAATATAAAAAGCAATTACTTTTACGAATATTAATTTAGGAtacctttttatttattaaataataataataataataggatCAGTTATAATACCTTACACTCTAATTAAAAAAAGTCTTGGATTCCAGTTTAAACAcagtataaaaaaaatacaggATTGAATATTCAGATAAAACATCTTTACATTTACATTACATTAATATCAAATCTAAATTATTATCGTTGGGAAGATGTGAAGAACCAGAATTTTGTTGTTTGCAAAAATGGAGAGACATTATGTTGAACATTTACATATCTTCTCTTTGATCTATCCAAACTCTTGGAAAcctttaaataaaatttgttcTTATTCTTGTTATGTTTAAGACTgacttaaaagttaaaacaatGATGAATTTTAATCACAGGAAAGTGTTTCGGGTCCGTGGGAATTATGCACTGGAAGGATATATTACAATCACGATGCTGGAAGCATGATTCCATACCACAAGAAACTAACGATCATGGGCTATCGAGCACTAATTTTCAGGTATCCCCGAATATTTTTGTTAAACCAATATATGAATCCCGTAATTAGTATTCCTTATTGAATGATGATATTGATGACAGTGGTGACCATGATATGTGTGTGCCATTTACTGGAACTGAGGCATGGACACGATCTCTTGGATATAAGATCATAGATGAATGGAGGCCATGGACCTCTAATGACCAAGTTGCTGGGTACCTTTCTTTATAGCTAGCTACTTGATCAATTTTCTAATCACGTTCCCACTCAAACTTATATATCAAAATTTACACAAATATACAATAAAGATCACTTCATTTGTTGCAGATACTTGCAAGCATACAATCACAACCTCATCTTCCTCACTGTCAAGGTACCTCATAAAACACACCACACTAACATTAATTTTCAACTTAAATATCATATCTTAAAGTAGTAAAAGCTCTTTTGGCGCCTCACCATTTGTCCAAAGACAAAGCAACCCTCTACAATTCGAAAATCTCTAATCGATCCCCGACCATGTAAATAACTAGTCTAAACGACCCTTGTAAACAGTGACCTATTGATATGCCGAAGACCGCTTAGACCAATTACTTGGATGGTTGGAAACTAATTAGGAATTTTCGAATTGTAGAGGATCGATTTGTCGTAGGACAAATAGCCTAGAACTGGAAAGGACATTTACTCGTATTTTAAGTCACCATAGTTATCATTGTGACTAATTTGGGATCGGTCCTAACTGACATGGAACAGGGAGCTGGACACACAGTCCCTGAATACAAGCCACGCGAGGCACTGGATTTTTACAGCAGATGGTTGGAAGGGAAATCCATATAAAATCATAGGCCATACCTCAACTATGTCCGACTACTAATTTGTTATTATTCGGTTATGTATAATAAGCAAACTATATAGTGTAGCCATACTGCCAATGTAAAATTGGCAGATTTCTGGTCAGTTGTTCAAAACCAAATAGAAGGCTTCGTGACTAAGTTTGACACACAAGGCCAATTCCAATTTAAGTATAGTATCATTTTAAGGACAATACAAGGTCCTGATAAGTTACACATGTCAaaataaataggataatttgtCTTTTAGCAATGCTGAGACCAACAAAATTTATCATTTTGGGTCAATACTTAGCCAACAAACGTATTTTTAAACGCAATATCCAAAGAATAAGGTGTTggctaaaccctaaaccctaaactttTAAACCCTAAATATTAAACTTTAAATCCCTTAAATcctaatagtataaaataaagTGTTAGTCCAAAACATTGGCTACTATTGAAAAAAAGTGTTGTTTCTAACAtttcttacttttttttcttttctttcagaAACCTCGTTAAGGAGAAATGGAAgactttaaaatattaaaaatattttttgaaccCACATATTATAAACTCGTTGACCCATTCAAAAATCTAGAACCAATCAATAAACCTAGCAAAGCAGTTGAAATCAATAAATTCAATGCGCAATGGTTTTgttaaaagaaaatagattaTTCAAGTTAAATCTCAAAGCAGAGAAATGCATAATACAACATAATCACTGGCATGCAGGAAACGGACATGATGCAGATAAGAGAGTCATATGCAAAGTCAAATAAAGAAGACAACAAGTAATTATAACTTAGGAAATTATGAGCCAATCTCACAAAGTAGATAGGTGATGGGGCATGCTAAAGAGAGAATGCAATATCTCAGCCCTGACCCTCTGCCACTCTCATTCTTCCTCTTCCGCCTCCTCAAGCCAATTGACGAAGGGTTCAAGTGCCTTCACAAAGCTTTGCCTGAAGTATTTCCAAATAATAAACTTTAAGTAACAGCTACAACCTTAGGAAATAAATGGCACAAGAAAAATGGAAAACTTGAAAAACCACTTTTATGAGTTGGTGAATGCCCATAATTATTATATACCTGCCCTTGGTGTTCGTTCCTCTGCGGAACCAGTGAAGAATCGTGTCTTCAGCCAGCACATCCTGCTCATAAAGGGACCTTATAATCTCAGGGAACAGCTTCATGAGTTTCGCATCCTCGTAGCATTGCATCTGTACTTTGTACATCAGTTCAAGCTCAAGCTTCCCACTGGTGCAGAACGTATTCAACAATGGTGCCCAAGTTTTTACCTTTATCAACACAGAGTGATGTCGTCAATACTTGCAATATAGAACATGCAttataagaaaaatagaaaattatgaCTTTATGAGAAATTATGTTTCCCTATATGCATGTAAAAGCAACCATCGAAACAAGCAAACACAAACATGTTTTAACACCATATAAGAACACCTAATCCATGATTAGGCTCTCAGAAGTCATGCACTACTCAGCAAGCCTATGAATACATAATCCATGATTAGGCTCTCAGAAGTTATGCACTACTCAGCAAGCCTATGAATACATAATATTCATAAACTAAATACTTCTTATATATAGACACAGGTTCAACAATTGAAATTGCACATTCAAATACAGAGTAGATAAAGAGAGTAAAACACTAATGCCATTCCAAAATGCAAAAACCACTGGACCACTTCCAGCCATGGGCAAGCTAACTAGACTCAAATTGcataacaaatttttaaaatactgGCAACGTTATTAATAATTATCCCAATTCCCAAGAACACTAGTTTAAGACTACAGAGCTGATAAGTTTCCAATCAAATACAAATAGTGAAATAGCCATAGATGGAAAACATTTTAAAGGTACCTGGCGCAGGGCTGAATTTGAATTCTGTTGCTGATTTTTTCCTGACCACTGAACAGCATCCATTAAAACATCCCACAACACCCGCACAACCTCAATATCTGGCAATTTAGCATCTTTAACTTGCAGCTTCACTGTTTCTATGACTTCAGATATATCAGCTTCCTCGGTTATCAGTGTCGTCAAAGTAGACTTCATTTCCTTAAGTTTAACTTCGAATATTTTCTTCTCATTATACTCCACCAAGGTTATCAGTCCTTCCTTCCTAAAATGTTATTGTGATTAATATCTTTAAGTTACAACTTAGCGAGCAAAACATTAGGAAtgataaaaacaacaaaaatatagtCTACTAAATGATCCACCTTAGTGAACTAcataaataaattcaattatTTATGGAAATAAAGTCAAGATTCCTTAGTCCAAATaccaaattttaaattgatCAAACTAAACCAAATTCTCGTCAGTATATAACCATTTTATGAAAGAAGTAAGAACAGGAGTGAAGTCTGCAACGCAATACTAAACAGAAGTACAGAACACCTGtcatatatataacaataatgcCTAAGCCTCATGAAACTAGGCAGAGTCAGCTATATAGATAAGTTGATGACTTAGTCTCCTATTGCAAAGCATATCTACAGTCAACAGgtagaaatttaaatattttttactgGTTTGAACAATAGTTTTTCTTGGACTCTTACTTTTACCTATTGTACTGCTCTTAATCAAATCTACTCTTCCTAGAAGGGCTTATACAGGAGTCTTCACACATGAACGAATCATCTTAGGCAAGATTCTACTATCTTTGTTAAGATAGGTGCCACGTCATCTTTCACTCTAAGTATGTTACCAAATATCACAATCATAAATCTCAGGTCTTAGCATATAACAAACCAAGAGCATTCCAAAATAAGGTCACCAAAGGAATTAGAACTGCATATATAAGGACGTGACTATAACAACTAAGTCTTACTTGAAATGCTCAGCAAAAGACTCATTTGATCTTTTTGAAGGGGGGAAAAAGTCCAAAAGATTATCCTCCACTTTTCCCCGTTTCAGAATTGAAATAAGATCATCAAGGCTGTTGTCAACCAGATACTCCTTAAAGAACTCAGTTACGAAGGACAGAACTAGCCCTTTGCCCACAAGATTATCTTTAAGAAGTGGTTGGAAGACAGTCTCTGGAGGAAGACCGGATAGCTTCTGAGAGAATGCAAGTGCCGTGAAGATTGCCAACtttttcctttcattttcttcAAAAAACTCCAAGGATTGTAGGAATCTTCGCATGACATTTTCAAGATTCTTTATGAGGAATGGCTTCCTTCGCAAAATCTTTTGTGTGTAGATCACCGATGGCAAAATGACTTCCCGCTTCGGCTCACACTCTATTATAGAGTAAGGATGGCGATCCCCTTCATCAGGCTTGGTTGTTCCAGGTTGTGTACGACAACCAATGAAAACAACCTACAATAATGTAAAAAGCATATATCAGATAAACATTCAAAGAAGAATAAACTACATGGAAGAATCAAGGACTTCCCACTGATTGACAAGTCCTGACATATCTAACTATAGCAAAAGACTGAAAG from Arachis stenosperma cultivar V10309 chromosome 9, arast.V10309.gnm1.PFL2, whole genome shotgun sequence encodes the following:
- the LOC130947848 gene encoding uncharacterized protein LOC130947848, which gives rise to MSSKEKPTLGGTRIKTRKRNIAAPLDPEAFSDAVVQIYLDNAGDLELVAKSIESSELDFSRYGDTFFEVVFIGCRTQPGTTKPDEGDRHPYSIIECEPKREVILPSVIYTQKILRRKPFLIKNLENVMRRFLQSLEFFEENERKKLAIFTALAFSQKLSGLPPETVFQPLLKDNLVGKGLVLSFVTEFFKEYLVDNSLDDLISILKRGKVEDNLLDFFPPSKRSNESFAEHFKKEGLITLVEYNEKKIFEVKLKEMKSTLTTLITEEADISEVIETVKLQVKDAKLPDIEVVRVLWDVLMDAVQWSGKNQQQNSNSALRQVKTWAPLLNTFCTSGKLELELMYKVQMQCYEDAKLMKLFPEIIRSLYEQDVLAEDTILHWFRRGTNTKGRQSFVKALEPFVNWLEEAEEEE